The following is a genomic window from Rhododendron vialii isolate Sample 1 chromosome 9a, ASM3025357v1.
tttctgtatttttttgagacccgaaGTGAATCCCAAAAGATGTGCGATGGACGGTCACCGCGAATTCCATGCAGTGACCGTAGTCCTGCTCTAAAAGTTTCGGGACTTTTGAAGACTTGGAGCAGGCCATGGCCCCACTTGGCCCATTATAGGTCTTGTAGATTAGCATTTTCATCAACATGTCAAGTGTTGAATCTATAGAACTGCCAAGTTAGCACAGTTGCAAAAAGTTCAAGTCCCCCCTTCTTGGAGCCCCGCGAGGGAAGAGTTTGGGATTTCAAAGCTATGAATAGTCTCTGAGCCCTTTATTGATTAACATACTACTTACACCCGCTAATTATACAATATTGGctcaaaaaaaatgtgttgaaTCTATAGACTACTAAAATTATCAACTAGGCCATCTAATTTATAAAAACTACACACTGTGAATTTAACCTTAAAATCATACTCCTATAAAACTTCATAATGTGGTCATGCAACATAACATTACTCTAAAATTGTCTTACCAAAGACTAAGCAGCCTTTTCTCTgctgatcaaaataaaataaaataaaagactaagCAGCGAAACGACTTTATCAACATATTCATTAGAGTATAATGCAAAATCAAATTTCATAGACATACAGAAAAGCAAACGAGCAATTTAAGCATAATGCATTATGAGACTATATGCCAAGCATAACACAACCACCATGTTGtaattagtactccctccgtccattttttagagtccagtattctattttgggctgtcacttaataagtgtccattttgtaaagttcgtgggtaaaagttggtgaattttctattttgcccctaaaaagtatattccattttaaaaaattagtgagtaaaaatgtaattatGATATTTTCATAGAAGGCAAGGaaagaaagtggaggtaaaaattgatgtgaaaggtataatgattatatttttttaataagttgaaattacgaagcagaacacttaaaaatggacagagggagtaacatTTTAACTCCCATATTGGTGTTAGAAATATGTAAACCCAATTTGggtattttcttgttttattttttggggggcTTTCATGTAATATCTTTATACTTTTGTACTTAGTTTGTAATAAGTTAAAAGTTGGTTCTAGAAGTACTAAAAATATCTAGTGGTTGTCTTtgtaaggaaaaagaaagaaaaaaacgtgagacagagagaaaagagaaaagaagggtTTTGTGTGCTGTGGTGTGTGCTCTGCTTTGGAGGTGAAAAGAAAGCTTTGTAAAGCTTAGATTTGTGAACGAAAGATCAGTTTTTAAGTGCCCAGATAAGTCTACTTCTTGCCCTGTTTTATTGCTAGAAAAACTGCATGTTTGTAGCTTGATAGTGTAGAAAATTTGATCTGTTACTGCTGCGTTTCTGCTGTGATTCTGCTCAGTTTGTAACTGTTTTATTGGTGATATTTGTGTGCATTTGGGCCCGTATTCCCCCAACAAATCTGGTATCGGAGCTTAAGGCTTGTTGCTTGAAATTAGGGGTTTTATTGGTGTATTTGTGCTTTGATCTGAGATGGCTGCCATGAACAACTTTCTCCAGCCCCAAATTCCTAGATTGGGGAAAGATAATTATGAGAATTGGAGTATACAAATGAAAGTGTTGTTGGGTTATCAAGATTTGTGGGATCTTGTTGAAAATGGGTTTGAACAACCCGCTTTGAAGGAGGATGAAGAGAGATTGACGGAAGGTCAAAAGGTTTTACTCAAGCAAATGAGAAATAAAGATAAGAAAGCCTTGTTTCAAATCTATCAAGCTATTGATGAGTCTAGCTTTGAGAAAATTTCCTCCGCCACCACGTCCAAAGAAGCTTGGGATATCCTCCGAAATGCAAATAGAGGTATTGACAAAACCATAAAGATGAGACTTCAAGTTTTGAGGGGTGAATTTGAATCTTTGGAAATGAAGGATAATGAGACCATTACGGAGTATTTTACTAGAACCATGGTGATTGTGAATCAAATTAGAAGATATGGTGGCAACCTTGATAATGTATGTGTGGTGGAGAAAATCTTACGATCTCTAAATGGTAAATTTGAGTATGTGGTTTCCGCCGTTGAAGAGTCAAAAGATACTTCCACCATGACGATTGATCAATTGATGGCAACACTTAAAGTTCATGAGCAAAGGTTGAACAAGAAGGCTTCAAGCTCTCTTGAGCAAACACTCCAATCGAAACTTTCTTTCAAGGATGCAAAGGAGGATAAGGGGGGACCTCTTATAGtgcaagaggaagaggaagaggctaTGACGGTCATGGTAGAGGCTATAATGGCCGTGGTAGAGGCTATGGAAATCGTGGAAGAGGCTTTGAAAGCCATGGAAGAGGTTATGTGAATAGAGGTAGAGGTGGAAGGAACACTAGTGGAGGTGGAAGAGGCCAAAGTTCATATGCTtcaagaggaagaggaagagctAGAGGAGGTGGCGACTACAACCGTTCTTATAATCGGAATGGTTATGACAAGAGGAATGTTGAATGCTATAATTGTCACAAATTTGGGCACTATAACTATGAGTGTAGAGCAACGTCAAGCAATGAAGTTGGTGAGCAAGATAACTATGTGGAGAAAGAGTATAAAGAAGTTGGGCCTACTTTGTTGCTAGCTTACAATGGGTCCAATGGAGATCAAAGCGATGTATGGTTTCTTGATACCGGGGCAAGCAATCATGTGTGTGGCAAGAAGAGCATGTTTATTGAACTCGATGAGGCGGTGCAAGGCCATGTGACATTTGGTGACCACTCCAAAGTTTCGGTGAAAGGCAAAGGTAAGATTCTAATCAAACTCAAGAATGGTAATCATGATTTTATTTCCGATGTTTATTATGTTCCgtatatgaaaaataatatcttgAGTTTGGGCCAACTTTTGGAGAAAGGATATGATATTTGGATGAAGAATCTTTATCTTACTATCAAAGATGCTTGAAGAAATTTGATTGCTCATGTGAAAATGTCAAAGAATAGAACGTTTTCTTTATATATTCAACATGATGCTATGAAATGCTTTAATGCTATTGTCAAGGATAAGGCTTGGTTGTGGCACTTGAGGTTTGGACATCTTAATTTTGGTGGTTTGAAGCTTTTATCAACTAAAGATATGGTGAGAGGCTTGCCTTTTATTGATCATCCTAATGAAGTTTGTGAAGGGTGCATTCTTGGCAAACACCATCGATTGAGCTTTCCTAAAGAAGCAAGATGGCGAGCATCAAAGCCTTTGGAGCTTGTGCACACCGATGTATGTGGTCCTTTGAAACCCATGACAAATGGCAAGAATAGATACTTCCTCACTTTCATTGATGACTATAGTCGGAAGACTTGGATGTATTTTCGAAAGAGGAAGTCGGAGGTGTTTGATAAATTCAAAGAGTTTAAGACTTTTGTTGAGAAGCAAAGTGGCAACTATATCAAGATGTTAGATCCGATCATGGTGGTGAATATACTTCCGATGCCTACGGGAATTTTTGCAAAGAGCATGGTATTGTGCACCAAGTGACTCCATCCTATATGCCACAATTGAATGGAGTTGCCGAAAGGAAGAATAGAACAATCTTAGATATGGCTAGAAGCATGTTGAAAAGAAAGCGATTGCCTAGAGAATTTTGGGCCGAAGCCGTTGCATGTGCCGTTTATCTCTTGAACCATTGTCCAACTAAAAGTGTTCGCTTCAAGACACCGGAAAACGCATGGAGCTCATTCAAGCCAAGTGTTTCTCATCTTAGAGTGTTTGGGTGCATTGCATATGCAAAGATTCCGGAAGCTAGAAGAACAAAGCTTGATGACAAAggtgaaaaatgcatttttcttggCTATGGTGATAAAACAATGAGTTATAAATTATACAATCCTCTTACCAAGAATGTGATTATGAGTAGAGATGTGatatttgaagaagaagaaatgtgggattggaaggaaaaagaagcCACCAATGATGTTGAACTTgttcttgaagaagaagagatgaaaATGCCAAATGAAGTTGAAAGAGAGCCACAATCTCCTCCCCATGGATCCCCTTCATCTTATAGAAGTGATTCTTcctcaccatcatcatcatcatcatcggagGCTAGTTCAAGTGAAAGGCAGAGGAAAACTAGAAACTTGCAAGAAATTTATGAAGAAATCGAAATGGAGGAAGACAActtgaatttgttttgtttctttatggATATGGATTGTGATCCTATTAGCTTTGAAGAAGCCATTCAagagaagaaatggaagaaagCTATGGATGAAGAAATCAATGCAATTGAGAAGAATGGTACATGGGTGCTCACTAGTCTACCACAAGGCCACAAAGCAATTGGTGTGAAATGGGTGTATAAGACAAAGAGAAATGCAAGTGGTGACATTCAAAGATTCAAGGCAAGATTGGTTGCTAAAGGCCACAAGCCAAGAGCCGGAATTGACTATGGTGAAGTGTTTGCTCCCGTTGCTCGAATGGAGACTATTAGATTGATGATTTCTTTGGCCGCCCAACATAAATGGAAGATTTATCAACTTGATGTGAAATCAGCGTTTTTAAATGGCTTCCTTGAAGAAGAGATTTATGTGGAACAACCCTTGGGGTATGTCAAAGTTGGGCAAGAAGGCAAAGTGTATAAGTTGAAAAAAGCTCTTTATGGGCTAAAACAAGCGCCACGTGCTTGGAATGCTAGAATTGATAAATACTTTGTGGAGAATGGCTTTGAAAAATGTCCTTATGAGCATGTGTTGTACACTAAGGTGGATGCCAATGGAAATTTTTTGCTTGTGTGCctatatgttgatgatttgaTCTTTACCGGGAATGCTCCTAACATGTTCAAAGAGTTCAAGAATAGTATGATTCGGGAGTTTGAGATGACCGACATTGGCTTGATGTTTCACTTTCTTGGCTTTGAAGTTGAGCAAATGGAAGATGGAATTTTTATTTCGCAAAGTGGCTATGCAAAGGAAGTGCTTAAAAGATTTGGAATGGAATCTTGTAATCCGGTGAACACTCCCGTGGAAAGTGGAATAGAGCTTCGAAAGAGCACTAATGGTGGCAATGTTGATCCAACTTACTTTAAAAGTCTAGTTGGAAGTCTCCGGTATCTGACTTGCACTAGGCCGGACATACTATACGGTGTTGGGTTGATTAGTAGATACATGGAAGCACCGGACCTATCACATCTCCATGCGGCAAAGAGAATCCTTCGTTACATCAAAGGTACTCTCAATGATGGCTTGTTTTATTCTTGTGTTGATGATTTTAAGCTTGTTGGATATTCCGATAGTGATTGGGGAAGAGATTTAGATGAAAGGAAAAGTACTTCGGTATTTGCTTTCTTTATGGCAAATGCAGCTTTTACTTGGTCTTCTAAGAAACAACCCATTGTTACTTTGTCTACTTGTGAAGCGGAGTATGTGGCCGCTAACTCCGCCATTTGCCATGCTATTTGGTTGAGAAATTTGTTGGAGAACTTGGGATTTCCACAAGAAAGTCCCACGGAGGTGCATGTTGATAATAGATCGGCAATCGCGTTGGCAAAGAATCCGGTATTTCACGAAAGGAGCAAGCATATTGATACTCGTTTTCACTTCATCCGGGAGCATGTGAAGCAAAAGGAAGTGGAGCTAGTTTATTGCAAGTCCTATGATCAATTTGCCGATATTTTCACGAAGCCTTTGAAGCATGACGTGTTTGGAAGATTGAAGTTGATGCTTGGCATGAAGACTTTTGGAAATTGGGTTTAAAGGGGGATGTTAGAAATATGTAAACCCAATTTGggtattttcttgttttattttttggggggcTTTCATGTAATATCTTTATACTTTTGTACTTAGTTTGTAATAAGTTAAAAGTTGGTTCTAGAAGTACTAGAAATATCTAGTGGTGTCTTTATCTTTgtaaggaaaaagagagaaaaaaacgtgagacagagagaaaagagaaaagaagggtTTTGTGTGCAGTGGTGTGTGCTCTGCTTTGGAGGTGAAAAGAAAGCTTTGTAAAGCTTAGATTTGTGAACGAAAGATCAGTTTTTAAGTGCCCAGATAAGTCTACTTCTTGCCCTGTTTTATTGCTAGAAAAACTGCATGTTTGTAGCTTGATAGTGTGCAGAAAATTTGATCTGTTACTGCTGCGTTTCTGCTGTGATTCTGCTCAGTTTGTAACTATTTTATTGGTGATATTTGTGTGCATTTGGGCCCTTATTCCCCCAACAATTGGTACTACTATATATAGCAGGTTGGTTTCTAAGtaaaatgtaattattattatttttgatcggctacaaagattttattagattaaactcgacaaagggtatATTGAGAAAGACCAAATACAACCTAAAATTGTGATGTAGATGGCCAAAGTAAAATCCAGTGAAGAAGTGAATGATAAGcgaaaaaagaagtaaagaaagaaatagatACTGCAAGTACAACAATAGAGCAGCATAACAAAAGGAAGATGGGAAGAAGAGGGCCATCACTTAAGTGGAAATAGGCCTCTTCATCCAAGACAGATAACAGCTACATCAGAAATTAGGTAGCAGCATCCCATCATGATATTTCACTTCCATATCAGCAAAACAGGAACAATCCCAAGAGTTGTATAGTCCCAAGAATCAGCAAGTAAAATGTTGGCAAGCGAAAATTACTGAGCATATAAACAAATGAGACTATCATACGTACTGCATGCATGCCAATTCTAAGTTTAACATATATGTCACGAAAAATGCGGATAGGTTTAAAAAGCTCTGGGTTTCCACCTCGGACACACATAAAGGCACGGGGGATGGGTTtaaagagcatctccaacccattgCAAAAACTTAGAATAGATGTGACATAGTTATGGgagattttttaatttctcccattttttgttcaactttggtaatttttgggagaatcttggaAAGTCTCATCAttatttttagagatttggCTTATAAAATGAAAGTGTGGTCGTCAAATTTGGAgatccaaaagtaaatttgaagACCAAATTTTGTAAAAGGACGATAGATTCCTCCaagattctctctctcaatatgtCACATCCGTTCTTCATTTTGGAGTTCCGGAAAATACATACTAAATCTGGGTTTCACTCGCCTTCACCCCATTGGCTGTTTTAGTGGAGTAGGGGACTGATTTGAGGGGTTGTTTGGCTAAAAAAGAGTTTCTGGAAAAAACATAAATCTGGGTTTCAATCGCCTTCCCCCGTTGGCTGTTTCAGTGGCGTAGGTGTGGCGTAGGGGGAttgatttaaattttttttgtccgtATTCaaatttttcgcatttgttagtttttcgtcaattttttttgaaattattgcttcgtcatgacgagagagattaaaaagtaaaaaattacgattgaaacctaatttttttgaataaagataaaaaaaaaagccaataagccaatttttttgtttttattcaaaacaaattggatttcgatcgtaattttttatttttagattcctctcgttatgATGaaacaataatccccaaaaaattgacgaaaacctaacaaatgcgaattttttttgaataaagacaaaaaaataagccactagacttatttagccgaacaatcTGTAGTTTTGGGAAAGGGTTTTCACTCTCCACAAAGCATAAGacaaataatattaaaaatgatgaacaaaataaaataagtatttttttaatgagtAAAACTACAGATTATTTAGTACTAAATATGAGAGAAATAGAGCTCACTTTTGTTTTCAGAAGGAGATTAAATTTCTTACACtaccggtgtaaacatttgtttcctctaaaTCAATAATATTGCGCTACGTTGCTATGTTTTATTGATTaggaccactgttttgcaacgtggagcaatgtaattgatttggaggaaacaaatctTTACACCGACGggataaataatttattctctttggGAAGACAATGGATGAGATGAAGGCACTACAACAAATTTTGCTTTCAATAGCGTTCGAAAAACGCTATAGAAACATATAGACAGCATTTTTAAGAACACTGTATTAGGCAATGTTATTAAAAGTCCAAGACTTTTCACAGCGTTTTTGGCATGCTGTCTATAAGTTACCTATCATAGCGTTTTTAACACGCTGTCTATAATTGACCTTTCATAGCATTTTATGCATGCTATCTTCGACCTACCTTTAATAGCATTCTTTGCCTGTTGTGTTTTATTTGCCTTCAATGGCATGTTTGGAACGCTATGTTAGGCTAGTTTTTTTGAATGTTTTAAATACCATTACACTACCATTCCATTCAACACACCAACTACATCCAAACACTCAATGATGTCAATTAAAACAAACAAGTCATCCATTGCACAATGATTCATTACATCATATTGGGAAATAGTTTCCACCCAAAATCACACAAAATAGTCAAAGTAATTATACGGTTTTCATAAAATATATACACAAATGCATCTCACTTTAAGAAAATGTGATGATGTACAAGGCAACCATCTTGTTCAAATATCCCCTATTCTTCATCTGCAAATTTTTCATACTCAAAGCATGCTTCTTTGCCGATTCATCACCTTTTTGCTCCCAATGACAAATACAGAACTGCAAGCATAAAACTGTCAAAGGAACACAATAAACATAATAATAAGAACACATAAAACCAATTTTAAAGTAATGCAATGCACAAAACACTATTCCATTACTTGAATTCAGCCCAGGTGGCAAAGAGAGTAGAAGCAAAACTAACCAAAGAAACTAATGCTAGCTCAAGTGAAACTTGTACTTTATACTCAATCTCCCGAAGGATCCTAGAGTCAAATTTCTAAACCTGAAAACAGAAGGGGTGGCTGACTCAACTAAACTGCAAGTAAAGGTTTGGCATTTACCGAAGTGTTCAACAGGACAGTCTCTGTGTAATATATAACTAAACATAAGCATTCCTCCCTCTACTCACTGGCAAGGTAATTAAACCACACCGTCCGAACGAGCAAAGAACGAGCTCATTCCGTTTTCAGCTTAGATTGGAGAAAGTTAACTTTATCATAATTCTAAATCCCCAGAACAGAGGGAGATAACTATGCACTGAGCTAAAATGAATGCCCGATAATTAGTTAACCACAGACATGACTGTACGAACTGTGTACATTGGTCAACTTTTCGTTGATAATCTTATCCTATGTCAATCCTTTCCATTTTGTCTCATACTAATTCCAGAATTGTACGGAACATGAAATGGAGTCCCTCCTTCGTAATGCCTTTTGAGAAATcgtgaaagaaaaagaagttacaACAATGGACAGAAAGTTGGGCATCTCTCAGTACATAAAAACTGACCTCAGAAGTAGCAACTTGACAGAAGAGGACGATAGAATGACAGGGTTCAAAATCTTAAATGGTACCTCTCATTTCTTGATTTCTTCCTAGAGAAGAAGCCACGCTTGAATTTCTTGACTGGAAGCATGGAGATAAGGTCTTAGGAAAGACCTCGGCTTTGAGTTCCAACTGCCTCACCCAACTCAAGTAACTCCTGCAATTGAAATACTATCTTGTCAGTATCTTTGTAACAAAATGTTTGTTACCATTAATCAACTACTATAACAGCTTTTAGTTTTAAAAGAAGTTGACTTTGTTTTAGCAAGCATTAGATTTTACCCTAACAAGGAATTTTCTGCTACTTTCCTGAATGTAACGTACTATATAATATATGATAACCCATTGAAACATGATAAGTACAAGGTTTTCATTAACCCAGTAGTAAAACACTTCAGGATAGCAAAAACATGtaagattttataaaaaatactCAATCAAACATCCAAAATTGAACTGAATATAAAATCAAACTGTAGATAAAAAATGAGGgctccaaaaccctaaacatAAGAACATATTGCTTCTAGCAACAAACCTCATAAGTCATGTTGTTAGGATCAACATTGTCTTGCCAAACAACCTGCTGCACCTACATCAAGACACAGAAAGGAAACTGCATTGATTATTTACCTTGTTATTTCttgatacgcacctaagattgcttgatcgtggtgcttaagtccgttagttagaagtgtttttagcctttaattgtcgtttttattcaatattgctcgtaaggtagtttgttaagtgtttcaggcaaaacgcccttaaaaggcgtattttgagtgcaaagccAACCCCTAAGTTAATTCAAGGATCATCGCCCGGTGGAACTGGTGCCAAAGGGAcaaaagaacgaaggcgagaagcatcgggcaagccaacggccgtcgggtgccaagttctgggaggctggcttgaagaaccagagataagctccccgtatcgatacggatttttgaccgtatcgatacgcgttggttatcTTGCCAAGcagagagtcccgtatcgatacgggaataATCtatatcgatacgggattgttatgggagattggccttttcagcttaacgatgtggtatcgatactttgcttaatctgtatcgatacggagagctttcGGCtagatattttgctactttttgggctttccatttatggaatacttgcctttaatagcatgtttttagatatttgaggagagagaaacccattgtgtataaataggggtctcctctctcccctttggtATCTAGTTAATTATTAGCtttaatttttcctccattaatgtctttcaagcttttctagtgtaatctcttagaactcaagtaagtaattctcgtttgttaatttctcatttattaaagttgttcctacggactagatcttttataatatcaagtttgttttcgtttttatcggttaaaagtcgtgtctcgtttttatgctttcttttatgctttagctatgtgtgagtagtcgataggccaagtctcggggtaatctttcccgagtacttaggtggttatttggttctcaaattttcgggcttaaaatcttggttttcggaatttcattaacctagcctttttggtctaagcgaggcgtgttaactccttggtatgaagtttagtcaagcggtcttggcaagcgacatattgagggctcgtggccccctacgtgttagatacattagcaaaaataggttgatttaattccggttaatcacatcttccGATAATGTAGTCTTTTacagctaaatcttccgggcgtgagcacgcggtcgtgactctcgcctgagttataattgagaaccggtaacggcttaagtcaagggttagacgatccctagacttgcctcctttaagtTAATCGAGCGTTTTCCAGTCTTTTGCCTTGGTAATTTTCCACCGTtagaagcaaaaccaagttggccgtcttaaacgccacaatccaccttacaaaacctacaatccaattaagctacattcgaattctctgtgggtacgatcccggacttccggatattatgctactgacgacctagccctacgcttggggtttttctcaaccttattcgaaggcgaggtttgaaggcgaagcatttttggcgccgttgccggggacttcttttatagcttatttggaggatcgacaaaccattgtaagtactccgtttatttttcctttgtgtacTTTGAGCTCggcttagcggatacctctaactgagccaccaattcgacttgaggtttaacgCAGCTAGTCGAGCATCAACTGCCTTTCTGCTTACTATTTATTACTGCATCTATAGcc
Proteins encoded in this region:
- the LOC131299741 gene encoding uncharacterized protein LOC131299741, which produces MAAMNNFLQPQIPRLGKDNYENWSIQMKVLLGYQDLWDLVENGFEQPALKEDEERLTEGQKVLLKQMRNKDKKALFQIYQAIDESSFEKISSATTSKEAWDILRNANRGIDKTIKMRLQVLRGEFESLEMKDNETITEYFTRTMVIVNQIRRYGGNLDNVCVVEKILRSLNGKFEYVVSAVEESKDTSTMTIDQLMATLKVHEQRLNKKASSSLEQTLQSKLSFKDAKEDKGGPLIVQEEEEEAMTVMVEAIMAVVEAMEIVEEALKAMEEVIATSSNEVGEQDNYVEKEYKEVGPTLLLAYNGSNGDQSDVWFLDTGASNHVCGKKSMFIELDEAVQGHVTFGDHSKVSVKGKGKILIKLKNGNHDFISDVYYVPYMKNNILSLGQLLEKGYDIWMKNLYLTIKDA